The genome window CGCCGCATCTGGTGTCGTCCCTGGCCAAGGAGCATCAGGCGGAAAGCAAGGCGCGAACCTTCAGTCACTGGAGCCATGTGGTGGCGCTGATCTTCGGGAAGCTGAGCCACGCCTTTGGTCTGAACGACCTGTGCGATGCGCTACAGCTTTACTCCGGACCGTTGTCCGCGATCCGTGGGGCCACCCCGCCGCACCGCAACACCCTCTCCCACGCCAATCAGGAGCGCCCCAGTCAGATGGCCGAGGATCTGTTCTGGCGAACCCTGGAACATCTGCGCCAGCAAAGCCCGGGGTTTGGGGGACGCCGGCGCCTGTCGGGTCGCCTGAGGCGCTTCAAGGCGGCGATCCATCTGGTGGACTCCACGACCATCGAACTGGTGGCCAACTGCATGCCCTGGGCGAAGCACCGACGGCGCAAGGCCGCGGCCAAGGCGCACGTGCGTCTGGACTTCCACTCGCTGTTGCCCGGCTACGTGGTGGTGGACACGGCGCGGGAGTCCGATGCCGGGCGGGCCCGGGAGCTGTGCGCGGGCCTGAAATCAGGGGAAGTCGTGGTGTTCGACCGAGCGTACGTGGACCTGAAGCACCTCAAGGATCTGTCGGATCGCGGAGTGGTCTGGGTGACCCGCTGGAAGGAGGGCATGGTGTGCGATGTGCTTGACCGCAAGACGGTGCCGCGTGAGGGCAAGATCCTGTCCGACGAATGGGTCTCCCTGAGTAACGGGCTTTCGGCCCGGCGGATCCGGGCGCTGGTGGAGGTGGACGGTAAGGAGAGGGAGATGGTTTTTCTGACCAACCAACTGGACTGGGCGGCGAGCACGGTGGTCGAGCTGTACAAGGTCCGGTGGGAGATCGAGGTGTTCTTCAAACAGCTCAAGCAGACCCTGAAGCTCTGTGACCTGATCGGCTACAGCGCCAATGCGATTCGCTGGCAGGTATGGATCGCGCTATTGGTCCATCTCTTGATGAGATACCTGGCCTGGGTGCACGAATGGACCCACAGCTTTGTGAGGCTCTTTGCGCTGGTGCGCTCCCAGATATGGCAAACGCTGGATCTGCCGGAGATCTTAAGACGCTATGGGACAGCAGGAGGCAGTTACCGCAACATGGCGCAGCCTGAGCAGGGCTTTTTCCCTCAATTCTGCTGACGCTGTGGGACAGCACCGCGCCGGAATCACCCCCTGAGCCGAACCGGGCAATCCTGAAAGTCATTTCTCACCCCCGCCGCGAAATCACCAACGATTTCGCTCCTATTCCATTTGTAAAATGCCTGCCATGGGACGGCTGTGCTTGTAACTTGACCTTCAGGCGAATTCTGGTCGGGCGTTGACAGCCAGCTCGAGTCATCAATTTGTCCCCCTGCCGTGGTTCGGAACGGTCGTTTCACACCGGTATTGCCCTGAAACCCGCTGCACCACCCGACGATGACTCCGCTGTCGTTGATCGAAAGCGCTTCCCCATCAGCCACAGAACTCGAGCTGAGTCCGGTGGAAAGATCGGTGCCGGTGGACTGGGCGAACGATGTCCCCTTGATCCATCGTGTGGGCTTCTTGCGGGTGCCTGAAGTGCTGAAGCCGACGATGGTGAGTCCGGCCGGATCAATCCCCAATGCGACACTGGGATTGCCATAGCCGTTGGGGTTCGGGAGCACCCCGCCACCGGTGTTGTCGCTGAGGATTCCATACGCCGAACTTCCCAGGCTGCCGACGACTCCGGCCTTGGCGGACGCTGTGGCGCGAAAGCTGATTCCATTGGGTTTGAAGGAGGTGCCGTAGTCCATCGCGGCCGTTCCTGATGGCTGCCAGAGGGCTCCATGTTCCTCCAGGACCCCGTAGACATTGTGCCACGCCATTCGCCCGACCGCCTGCGGCTGGACCGTCCAACTCCCGCTGCCGACAACGCCTGCGTTGACCGCCGTGATTGCCGGCGGAGCGGCCGTCGGCAACGAAGTGCCCGTCAACAATTCAAAGGCAGTCCACAAGGGACCGTCATAGATCAGGACCCGGGCTCTTTGTGACGCCCCGGGCGCGTAGCCGCCTACTGGGTCGCTGGATTCTTCAAGGTTGCAGTCAATGAAATTCTGTTCGGTGAAATTGTCCAGAAGGGGGACGACCACCACGGTGCCCTCGGGTTGGCCGGCGGGAATCTGAATGGTTCCGGTGGTCATTATGGTCCCCGTTCCCGGAGTCCAGACGCCGGTGCCGGAAATGAGGTAGTAGTCGGCGTTCGCACCCGTTCCATAGGTCGCCGCCAAGTCCTGCATGGTGCCCGGTTTGATCAGGTTGCCAACACGCAGCGAAATCTTAACGTTCAAGGCCAGGCTTTGGGCATTCCAGGGTGTCCGGCGCACACGAATGGTGGCGCGATTCGATGATCCCGGCTTTTTGTCGTCGGCAACGTCCGGGCTGGCGGTGAGTTCAACCACCGGTTTGCCACCGGTGTCCAGGGGAAAATCGTACGCAGCCCAGGCATCCTGATCCGGTTCAAATGTCCCGGTGCCACCCGCTCCCCCATCAATCCACATCCGCATCCGGAGCAGCCCCGAGGCGCCCGTCACCGGTGTTTCAAATGTTACCATGCCGTTCGACGGGACCATCAGCTGGTCGGCAGGTGTGGTTTCTTGATTCAGGACCACCGTTGTGATTGGGATAAAGAACTGGGTGATCCGGTCATACTGGAGGCGCACCTGGATTCCGGGGACTCCCCGCGTCTCGATGGTGGTGCCTTGCGGGAGGCGCGCAGGGGGTGATCTACGACCCGCCCTTTGATCTGCAGCTTGCCCGTTGCCGCGACAAAGGTCACAGAACTGATCTGCACTTCCCTGGCCCCGGCAAG of Verrucomicrobiia bacterium contains these proteins:
- a CDS encoding IS4 family transposase: MKKHLNSARSKFTILGQLCKLIPPHLVSSLAKEHQAESKARTFSHWSHVVALIFGKLSHAFGLNDLCDALQLYSGPLSAIRGATPPHRNTLSHANQERPSQMAEDLFWRTLEHLRQQSPGFGGRRRLSGRLRRFKAAIHLVDSTTIELVANCMPWAKHRRRKAAAKAHVRLDFHSLLPGYVVVDTARESDAGRARELCAGLKSGEVVVFDRAYVDLKHLKDLSDRGVVWVTRWKEGMVCDVLDRKTVPREGKILSDEWVSLSNGLSARRIRALVEVDGKEREMVFLTNQLDWAASTVVELYKVRWEIEVFFKQLKQTLKLCDLIGYSANAIRWQVWIALLVHLLMRYLAWVHEWTHSFVRLFALVRSQIWQTLDLPEILRRYGTAGGSYRNMAQPEQGFFPQFC